One Pyrobaculum sp. 3827-6 genomic window, CACGGCTACGGGACTTGTGGTAGATCTTCCTCACCTCTGCCTTTACGCCGACAGCCCTCAGCACCGCCGCCCTCCTCTCAACCTCTTCGCGGTTAGTTGTACCGAAGTGGAGCTCCACGGCGCTACCTTTATGCAGGTATATCTGGTACTCCGCCGCCGCGCCCTCTGCTTCTATAACAAGCCTGGCCTTAGGCATTTTGCTCTTTGTAGTGAAGTCCTCAACCCGCGCCCTTATTTTCTCTGCCTTGGCCATCTCGATCATTTTCGCCACCTTGGAATAAATCTGTTCATCGCTCTTCACCACCTCAAGCATACGCTCGAGAGCCGCCAGATACGGCAGAGCATCCCGGGCGAACTTCCTCGCCTCTTCGCCGTACAGCCTGTGGACGGCGCTTCCAGCTTTGTACATCTTCGGCTGATACCCCAGCTCCCTCAGCAACGCGTAGTAAAGATCCGCCTTGACCTCCGCCGGCACTTCATCCTCCTCTCCGCCGCCGACGTACAGCACAACCTCGTTTGCCCTCACAGTTCCGTCTCCCAGCACGGCGTAGAGGAGTATACCCGCGGCGCGTCTCCTCGCAACTTCGCGCTTTCCAGCATCTTCTTCGCTCTGCGCCAGCTCTCTCAAGGAGTTCACAAGGGTGTGGAACACCCGGTGTTGCTTTAAGCCCGGCGCCTTTGCGAGCCACTCCCCCAGCCACCTCTCCAGCCTCTCTCTAGACGCCGCGCGGCGAGAGCCCTCCAAAAGCTTAGCTATGAAGTCGATGAGCCTCTCCCTCTCCTCTTTAGACATGCTACGCGCCGCCGAGAGCCTCTCCCACACCTTCTTGAAGTACTCGCCGCCCAGCTCCACGCTTCACACAGGCCTCAGCCCCTCGCTAGTCACGTTGAAGCGCTCGACGTAGACCTTGACCTTCTCCTCCTCTTTCTCGCCGCCTCCCCAGTGTATGTAGCGGCGTGTAGAAGGCGGCAGGGGCTGGATGGGGGGCTCGCAGGCGCCCCTCGGCGGCGCTTCGCGCCGGACACGTCGCTAAGCGCTACAGGCGTTTTCCGCTGTAGGTTTTTCGGCATTTGTCAACTAGCGTGTTCTAGCCGCGTCCGGATTCACAACGGCTGAGATAAGCCGAAGCGCGGGATCTACAAGGCATCGACGCCAACCCCCATGGAGGGGTGTGCAAATGTATATAAAATAGTTTTTCCTACTCCCTATGCTGTCGCCGGTAGTTTCCTACACCACTGTGAGGGAGGTGAAGGGCCCCCTTATAGTTATTGAAAAGACGAGGGGCGTGGCCTACGGCGAGGTGGGCGAGGTGGTGGGGCCTGACGGCGAGCCGAGGAGGGTCCAGGTAATCGAAGTGGGGACGGACTACGCAGTGGCCCAGGTGCTCGGCGGTACCTTGGGCCTCCCGGCGAAGGGCTCGACGGTGAGGTTCTACGGCAAGACGCTTAAGATGCCCGTGTCCGAGCAGTTGGTTGGGAGGATTCTAGACGGCAAGGGCCAGCCTAGGGACCACATGCCTCTGCCGCCGCCCGAGGACTTCCGAGACGTAAACGGGGAGCCTCTCAACCCCTACTCCCGGGAGTACCCGGAGGAGCCTATCGAGACGGGCATCTCGGCGATAGACGGCCTCTACACACTGGTGAGGGGGCAGAAGCTACCGATTTTCTCCGGAACTGGCCTCCCCCACAACCTAATGGCTGCGCAGGTGGTGAGGCAGTCCACGGTTAGGGGGAGCGAGGAGGGCTTCGCCGTCGTCTTCGTCGGCGTCGGCATCAAGACGGAGGAGGCCCTCTTCTTCATGGACGAGTTTAGGAAGACGGGCGCCCTCAGGAGGGCGGTGGCCGTCCTCAACCTAGCCTCGGACCCGGTGGCGGAGCGCATCCTCGCCCCACGCGTAGGGCTCACCATCGCGGAGTACCTCGCGTGGCAACTGGGCTACCACATCCTCGTCGTCATTACGGATATGACCAACTACTGCGAGGGGCTGAGGGAGCTTTCCTCGGGCCGCGGCGAGCTCCCCGGCAGGAGGGGCTACCCCGGCTACATGTACACGGACCTGGCGACGATATACGAGAGGGCTGGGAAGGCGCATGGGAGGAAGGGCTCGGTGACCCAGTTCCCCATCTTGACCATGCCTCACGACGACATTACCCACCCCATTCCAGACCTCACCGGCTACATCACCGAGGGCCAGCTGGTGCTCAGCCGCGCCATGTGGGGCAAGGGGATCTACCCGCCCTTTGACGTCATCATGTCGCTGAGCCGCCTCGCCAAGGACGCAATCGGCGAGGGGAAGACCAGGGAGGATCACAAAGACGTGGCCAACACCCTAATAGCGGCCTACTCCAAAGCCCTCGAGATTAGAAACCTCGCCACGTTGGTGGGCGAGAGGAACCTCGGCTGGAGGGAGCGCAGGTACCTCCGCTTCGCCGACGCCTTCGAGCAGAAGTTCATAAAACAGGGGTACTACGAGAGGCGTAGTTTCGAGGAGACGCTGGACATAGGCTGGGACGTAATGTCTATACTTCCGGAGGACGAGCTGACCAACGCCAGGCCGCAGATAACCCAGAAGTTCTACCGCAGACACATCTTTGAGAGCGTACAGGTTTAATGTACTGAGAGTACATCACGTTTTTAAGTAGAGGAGGCCCCCGACGCTTGTGAGGGGTAGAACCCTATTCCTCATAATTATCGCGGCGTCGGCCGCGATCTCCCTCTTTGTTGGCTACTACCTCCGCACGACGTCTGCCGTACTAACGTCGGGCGCGCCGAGGGCTCTTGACTTGCGCGGCGCCCCGTCTGCAGACTTGTTGATGGCGTCCGGCGCCGCTCCTCAGACCTTGACTCCACCTGCGCCGTCTGAATTCAAGGATCGTCTAGAGGTCAGGGAGGGGTACATTAGACTCCTTGTCCAGGATTTGGAGGGGGCTGAGTCGGCTGTGAGGAGGGCCGCGGCGGCTGTGGGTGGATACGTGGCGGGGAGCGAGGGTGGGCTGGGCGAGGTTAGGCTCACGGTTAAGGTGCCTAGCGATAGGCTGGATCAGTTCCTCGCCATGGTTAGGGAGATAGGCCCCGTGGACCAGTTTTCAGTAAAGGCGGAGGAGGTGGGGGAGGTGTATACCGATCTGTGGGCCCGGCTGAACTCGACGAAGGCCACTGAGCGCCGGTTGCTTGAACTGTTGCAGAGGGCGCAGAGCGTAGACGAGATTTTGAAGGTGGAGCAGGAGTTGAAGAGGGTGAGGTCGGAGGTGGAGAAGCTCGAGGCTGAGCTCAGATCTCTTGCGGGGAGGATCGCCTACGCCACGGTGGTGGTGCATCTCGTGGGCGGGGGCGTGTCGTACCACGTGACGCTGACGGCGGAGGTGGAGGACGTCGAGGACGCCGTGAGGAAGTTTGTAGACGCCGTGGCCAAGGCGGGCAGGATCAGCTCTATGCAGTTCGCGGGCAGGGAGGGGCGTGTGGAGGCTGTGGTGGCCACCACGAAGCTCGCCCAGCTGGAGGCGCAGGTCCCCGGCGCCGTGGTGGAGAGGAAAGTCGCCTCCTCCCCCTCCGCAACCGGCACGTCCACCGTCGTCGTCAACTTTGTGCAGAAGAAGAGGGCCTACTCCATACACCTCGTTTTAGAAGTCGACAACGTGGAGGAGGCCATGAGGCGCATAGCCGGGATGGGGGTGGGCAGGGTGCGGTCCGCCTACGCCTCTCAGCAGAGCGGCGAGGTGTGGCTGTCTGTGCCTACAGAAGAGGTCGAGAGGCTGGAGAAGTCTCTGCCCGGCAGGCTGGTGGACAGGCGGGTGGAGCTTACATACGCCCCGGAGTCCCAGCTCATAATTTCGCTACGCACACCCGCGAACCCCCTGGCAGACGCGCTGGGGGCCGGACTGTCGGCGATGACGACGGTGGCTGTGTGGCTACTGGCGGCGTTGCTGGCGCTGGCGCCAGTCGGGGCGCTGGCATACGGGGCCTACTACGCCTACAACAAGCTGGCGAAGAGAGGCGCGAGGGGCCGCTAGGCGCCGCAGACCCTCTTGTATAGCTCCGAGTCTCCCGCCAGCTTCGAGGCTAGGCGGCAGATGAGAAGGGCCGCTGACCTGTCGTCGGGGATGTCTGAAAAGAAGCCCTCTGGATCTGGGCCGTTGTATTGGTAGCGGTGGAGGCTGAGGGCGAGTACTGTGAACTCCACCGAGTCGCCGCCTACGACTCCGGCGAGCTTTATCATATGGGTAGTGGGCACCAGAGCGATAACCACATCGACGTCCTCCACTTCGATCTCATCCTCCCCCACTCTGATCCTCCTCGAGCCGGGGTAGATCTTCTTTAAAGCCTCTCTCCTCTCGGCGAGTTGCGCAGCTAGGTAGGCTTTCCATGCCTGGAAGGCTTTACCCGCGGCGTTTCTAAGAAGCCCATCCTCTAGAAACTCAAGCGCCAGACCTATTTCTATCCGCGCCTCGCGCAACCTAGCGTCGCGGTACTTCTCTATGTCCCTCCACGGCTTAGCCAGCAGGGGGAACTCCATAAGTATTCTAAGGCCTAGCACCTATTAAATACTTAAGCGTAGGCTGTAATAAAGATGTAGGCCGCGTCTCTCCTTAGATATGGAGTTTCCCCCATGCTTGTACGCATCCCTTGACTCCACTACTCTACAAGACGCTGTGGTTTTGAGTTAAAAAAGCCCCCTCGTAGGAGAGTGATCACAAAGTGGGGCTGGTTGTGGGTGGATTAGTGGCCGAATAGGTTTTTGAGGTAGCTCTGCTCCCAGGCGTCTTTGCGCTCGGTGTATTCACGCTTCGGCTGCGGGTCTTTGGAGGGTTTGGGTGGCTGTGTGGTGAAGTCTAGGCCGAACATGACTGACAGGGTCTGCAACCTCCCCTCTGGGTTGCCCACGTAGGCCCAGCCTAGGAACGCGTACTGGACGCTGGCTCTGTGCTGGAGGCCTTCCATCTCTAGTATCTTGTTGGCGGCGAAGAGGGCGCTTTCGAAGGCGATTTCCTGGTTTTTGGGAAACGGCAGGCCGGCGGCGTCCCCCGCCGCTAGTACGTCGTCGAACTTGGGGTGCCGCAGGTCCTGGGGCGATCTGACCTCTACCCACTGCCCCCCGAGGCCGGCCTCCGCCACGAACTTGGGCGCCCTGTTGGGCTCGAGCATCGCCAAGATGTCGTATTGGTACTTCTCTCCGCTTCTAGTCACCACGTAGCTCTCCCCAATCTCGGTAATCTCCTGGCTCGTCACAAGCTCAACGCCCTGTTTTTTGTATATCTCTCCGACGACGTCGGCGATGACGGGAGGCTGGGTCTTGTCGTTGGCGTCTATGTGGATAATCCTAAACTTGTCTCTCACCCCCCTGTGCCTCAGCACGGCGTCTATCAGCAGGGCGGTTTCCGTAGGCGCCGGGGCGCATCTATACGGAGCCTTAGGTGCGTACACGACCACGGTCCCCCTCTCGGCGCTCCACACCTTGTCCCTTAGAAGCTTCACCCTCCCGGGGTCGTAGACGTTGAGCACGTTGCCTCGGTGTTTGTCGTAGCCTGTTATCTGGGAGCCGTCTAGCGCCACGCCGGGGGCCACCACTAGGTAGTCGTACTGTAGCTCCCTCACGCCGCCGTCGGAGACGTAGCCGCCCACGAGCCTAACCCTCCTGTTGGCGGGGTCAACCGAGTACACCGTGCCCACCACCACCTTCACGCCCCTGCGCGCCACCTCTTCGTAGCCCCTCACAATGCGGTCAAGCGACTGCTCGCCTGTGAGCACAAGCGGCCTGCTGGGGCCTGCGAAGTAGTGAGGCGCGCTGTTCACCACCGTGATCTCGGCCTGCATCTTGCCCTCTAGAAGCGTCTTGGCGACAGTCAACCCCGCGATGCCCCCTCCGACTATTACCACCTTCTTCATGGAACCCGAATCCGAATGTAATTTTTAAGCATTGAGAAAAACCGATAAAAACCCGGGGCTCCCCGGGGGGACGTGATCTGCGCCGAGGACCTCTGCCTCCGGCTGGAGCTGGTGGTCTTCGACAAGCCGCCGGAGGAAATAAAGATCGAGTCCCGCGGCGCCGTGGCGATCTGCGTCAAGCCCCAGGCCGTGGCCCACTGGCTGGAGCTGGCGCAGGCGCTGTACTACGCCTACCACTGGAAAGGCCCCGCCAAGAATCCAAACATATCAGCGCTGGTGTTCCTCGCAAAGACGAGCCAGATTAGAGACGCACTTGCCTACTCAGCCGCCGGGGCCGCGGAGGCCATATGCGCCGCGCTGGGGCCCAGAGACGCCGTGGAGGCGGTGGAGATGCCCCGGGGCAGGCCCCACATGCCCACGGGGAGCTGGGACCCCTGGGCCATTACCAAATTCGCACTGGATCTGGTAAAGTAAGGCTTATATACTAGGCGTCTGCATTAGCTATGGATTTTGAAACTGCTAAGATACTCCTCGGCGTCGGGCTTATTCTGCAGATCATAGGCTCCTTTACCTGGCTGGGAGACGCCGGGGCCGTCATGCTGGTCGGCGCAGTCCTGGCACTGGTCGGCGCCCACGGCCTCGCCGACTACTACAACCGCCGCGACATCTTCAACAACCTCCTATACGCCTACATAACAGCCATCGTGGGAGTGGTAATAGCCGCGGTGGCGCTGGTGGGCTGGTTTATACACACCGCCATCTACGCGCCGTGGGCACTACCCAAAGATCTCTACGGAATCGTGTTTATCGCCGTCGGGATCTGGGTATTGGTGTGGCTCATAAAGGTGGCTGCCACTTACTTCGAGAGGAGGACGTATAGAGCCCTCTACGAGGCGACCGGCTCCGACAACTTCCAAAAGGCGGCGACTTTTGTGTGGATAGGGGCCTTGACCTACGTGGTACTCGTCGGCATTTTGATATACATAATAGGGCTGATCTTCGCAATAATAGGGGCGTTTGAGCTCAAGCCGAGGCAGGCCGAGGGCTCCGCAAAGCCTCCCCATACCTAGCCCAAAACTCCCCAATCCTCTCCAGGTGATCCCTGGGCAGGGGCTTGCCGTCAGACGCCGAGGCGTACTCCTCCAGCTCCTCCAGAGAGGTGGCGGTAACCACCACGCTGGTGACGGGGAAGGAGAGGACGAACTTAACGGCGTACTGCCCCAGGGAGAGGCCCAGCTCCCTGGCGAGGGGGGCTATCTCCGCCTCCACCAGCCGCCTTGCCTTCACCAGCCACTCCCTCGGCCTCAGCGACCTGTGGTCCTCCGGCGGGAACTCTGGCTTGAAGCGGTCTGTCAAGACGTCGCTGGCGTGGGGCACCCTAGCCAGGAGAATCCTCCCGGCCCCCCGCCTCATGAGCTCAAGCCCCGGCTCCTGCTCCAAGATATTAAACACAAACATCAACGCGTCGAGCCCGGCCCCCAGCGCCGCGAGGCCCTCCTCCAGCACGTCCACCTCAGGCCCCAGCGCAGCCCCTACGTAATCCGCCCAAACCCCGCGCCTAGACAGAACATAGCCAGCCACCTCCCTAATGGCCCCCGCCGGGGGGTTGTGGAGCATTAGTATACTCGGCCTCCTCCCAAGCCTCTCCGCCGACCGCGACACAGCCACCTCGAGGTACTGGGGGTCAAACCTCCTCGCCGGCCTCCCCCCGCCGTAGAAGTCGTACCCAACCTTCGTCGA contains:
- a CDS encoding PaREP1 family protein, which encodes MEFPLLAKPWRDIEKYRDARLREARIEIGLALEFLEDGLLRNAAGKAFQAWKAYLAAQLAERREALKKIYPGSRRIRVGEDEIEVEDVDVVIALVPTTHMIKLAGVVGGDSVEFTVLALSLHRYQYNGPDPEGFFSDIPDDRSAALLICRLASKLAGDSELYKRVCGA
- a CDS encoding NAD(P)/FAD-dependent oxidoreductase — its product is MKKVVIVGGGIAGLTVAKTLLEGKMQAEITVVNSAPHYFAGPSRPLVLTGEQSLDRIVRGYEEVARRGVKVVVGTVYSVDPANRRVRLVGGYVSDGGVRELQYDYLVVAPGVALDGSQITGYDKHRGNVLNVYDPGRVKLLRDKVWSAERGTVVVYAPKAPYRCAPAPTETALLIDAVLRHRGVRDKFRIIHIDANDKTQPPVIADVVGEIYKKQGVELVTSQEITEIGESYVVTRSGEKYQYDILAMLEPNRAPKFVAEAGLGGQWVEVRSPQDLRHPKFDDVLAAGDAAGLPFPKNQEIAFESALFAANKILEMEGLQHRASVQYAFLGWAYVGNPEGRLQTLSVMFGLDFTTQPPKPSKDPQPKREYTERKDAWEQSYLKNLFGH
- a CDS encoding V-type ATP synthase subunit B, with translation MLSPVVSYTTVREVKGPLIVIEKTRGVAYGEVGEVVGPDGEPRRVQVIEVGTDYAVAQVLGGTLGLPAKGSTVRFYGKTLKMPVSEQLVGRILDGKGQPRDHMPLPPPEDFRDVNGEPLNPYSREYPEEPIETGISAIDGLYTLVRGQKLPIFSGTGLPHNLMAAQVVRQSTVRGSEEGFAVVFVGVGIKTEEALFFMDEFRKTGALRRAVAVLNLASDPVAERILAPRVGLTIAEYLAWQLGYHILVVITDMTNYCEGLRELSSGRGELPGRRGYPGYMYTDLATIYERAGKAHGRKGSVTQFPILTMPHDDITHPIPDLTGYITEGQLVLSRAMWGKGIYPPFDVIMSLSRLAKDAIGEGKTREDHKDVANTLIAAYSKALEIRNLATLVGERNLGWRERRYLRFADAFEQKFIKQGYYERRSFEETLDIGWDVMSILPEDELTNARPQITQKFYRRHIFESVQV
- a CDS encoding DUF996 domain-containing protein, whose protein sequence is MDFETAKILLGVGLILQIIGSFTWLGDAGAVMLVGAVLALVGAHGLADYYNRRDIFNNLLYAYITAIVGVVIAAVALVGWFIHTAIYAPWALPKDLYGIVFIAVGIWVLVWLIKVAATYFERRTYRALYEATGSDNFQKAATFVWIGALTYVVLVGILIYIIGLIFAIIGAFELKPRQAEGSAKPPHT
- a CDS encoding aldo/keto reductase, which gives rise to MRYREALGLRVSEVGFGGWVVGGDLYGVGDDMARALVKSALDLGINFFDTADVYGRGRSEALLGEWLRGHDVVISTKVGYDFYGGGRPARRFDPQYLEVAVSRSAERLGRRPSILMLHNPPAGAIREVAGYVLSRRGVWADYVGAALGPEVDVLEEGLAALGAGLDALMFVFNILEQEPGLELMRRGAGRILLARVPHASDVLTDRFKPEFPPEDHRSLRPREWLVKARRLVEAEIAPLARELGLSLGQYAVKFVLSFPVTSVVVTATSLEELEEYASASDGKPLPRDHLERIGEFWARYGEALRSPRPASA
- a CDS encoding DUF4349 domain-containing protein — translated: MRGRTLFLIIIAASAAISLFVGYYLRTTSAVLTSGAPRALDLRGAPSADLLMASGAAPQTLTPPAPSEFKDRLEVREGYIRLLVQDLEGAESAVRRAAAAVGGYVAGSEGGLGEVRLTVKVPSDRLDQFLAMVREIGPVDQFSVKAEEVGEVYTDLWARLNSTKATERRLLELLQRAQSVDEILKVEQELKRVRSEVEKLEAELRSLAGRIAYATVVVHLVGGGVSYHVTLTAEVEDVEDAVRKFVDAVAKAGRISSMQFAGREGRVEAVVATTKLAQLEAQVPGAVVERKVASSPSATGTSTVVVNFVQKKRAYSIHLVLEVDNVEEAMRRIAGMGVGRVRSAYASQQSGEVWLSVPTEEVERLEKSLPGRLVDRRVELTYAPESQLIISLRTPANPLADALGAGLSAMTTVAVWLLAALLALAPVGALAYGAYYAYNKLAKRGARGR